A single Oncorhynchus mykiss isolate Arlee chromosome 22, USDA_OmykA_1.1, whole genome shotgun sequence DNA region contains:
- the arglu1a gene encoding arginine and glutamate-rich protein 1-A isoform X2: MGRSRSRSSSRSKHSKSSKHSKKRSRSRSRDKERSKKRSKSREAKRNRRRESRSRSRSATVSTRRERERAVTPPERIDIFGRTLSKRSALDEKQRKEEEEKKVEMERQRKIRQVEIEEKLIEEETARRVEELVAKRVEEELEKRRDEIEREVLRRVEEAKRIMERQLLEELERQRHAELQAQKAREEEETSKREELEKILEENNRKIADAQAKLAEEQLRIVEEQRKIHEERMKLDQDRQRQQKEEQKMILGKGKSRPKLSFSLKATE; this comes from the exons ATGGGTCGCTCGAGGAGTCGCAGTTCGTCCCGTTCCAAACACTCCAAAAGCAGCAAGCACAGCAAAAAACGGAGCCGGTCGCGTTCAAGGGACAAGGAGAGGTCCAAGAAGCGATCCAAGTCCCGTGAAGCGAAGAGGAACCGGCGCAGAGAGTCGCGTTCTCGTTCCCGGTCAGCCACAGTCTCGACCcgcagggaaagggagagagcggTCACACCGCCGGAGAGAATCGACATATTCGGCAGGACGTTGAGCAAGAGAAGCGCCTTGGACGAAAaacagagaaaagaggaggaggagaagaaggttgagatggaaagacagaggaagat CCGtcaggtggagatagaggagaagcTGATCGAGGAGGAGACGGCGCGTCGCGTGGAGGAGCTGGTGGCCAAGCGGGTGGAGGAGGAGCTGGAGAAACGTAGGGACGAGATCGAGCGGGAGGTACTGCGGCGTGTGGAGGAGGCCAAGCGCATCATGGAGCGCCAGCTGTTGGAGGAGCTGGAGAGACAGAGGCATGCCGAGCTGCAGGCCCAGAAGGCCAGAGAG GAGGAAGAAACATCCAAACGGGAGGAGCTGGAGAAAATCTTGGAGGAGAATAACCGCAAGATTGCCGATGCTCAGGCCAAGCTG GCCGAGGAGCAGTTGCGTATCGTAGAGGAGCAGAGAAAGATTCACGAGGAGAGGATGAAGCTGGATCAGGATCGCCAGCGGCAGCAGAAGGAGGAGCAGAAAATGATCCTGGGCAAGGGAAAGTCCCGGCCCaagctctccttctccctcaagGCCACCGAATGa
- the arglu1a gene encoding arginine and glutamate-rich protein 1-A isoform X1, which produces MGRSRSRSSSRSKHSKSSKHSKKRSRSRSRDKERSKKRSKSREAKRNRRRESRSRSRSATVSTRRERERAVTPPERIDIFGRTLSKRSALDEKQRKEEEEKKVEMERQRKINPPLFLSPPMPCSRQVEIEEKLIEEETARRVEELVAKRVEEELEKRRDEIEREVLRRVEEAKRIMERQLLEELERQRHAELQAQKAREEEETSKREELEKILEENNRKIADAQAKLAEEQLRIVEEQRKIHEERMKLDQDRQRQQKEEQKMILGKGKSRPKLSFSLKATE; this is translated from the exons ATGGGTCGCTCGAGGAGTCGCAGTTCGTCCCGTTCCAAACACTCCAAAAGCAGCAAGCACAGCAAAAAACGGAGCCGGTCGCGTTCAAGGGACAAGGAGAGGTCCAAGAAGCGATCCAAGTCCCGTGAAGCGAAGAGGAACCGGCGCAGAGAGTCGCGTTCTCGTTCCCGGTCAGCCACAGTCTCGACCcgcagggaaagggagagagcggTCACACCGCCGGAGAGAATCGACATATTCGGCAGGACGTTGAGCAAGAGAAGCGCCTTGGACGAAAaacagagaaaagaggaggaggagaagaaggttgagatggaaagacagaggaagat CaaccctcccctctttctctccccacccATGCCGTGCAGCCGtcaggtggagatagaggagaagcTGATCGAGGAGGAGACGGCGCGTCGCGTGGAGGAGCTGGTGGCCAAGCGGGTGGAGGAGGAGCTGGAGAAACGTAGGGACGAGATCGAGCGGGAGGTACTGCGGCGTGTGGAGGAGGCCAAGCGCATCATGGAGCGCCAGCTGTTGGAGGAGCTGGAGAGACAGAGGCATGCCGAGCTGCAGGCCCAGAAGGCCAGAGAG GAGGAAGAAACATCCAAACGGGAGGAGCTGGAGAAAATCTTGGAGGAGAATAACCGCAAGATTGCCGATGCTCAGGCCAAGCTG GCCGAGGAGCAGTTGCGTATCGTAGAGGAGCAGAGAAAGATTCACGAGGAGAGGATGAAGCTGGATCAGGATCGCCAGCGGCAGCAGAAGGAGGAGCAGAAAATGATCCTGGGCAAGGGAAAGTCCCGGCCCaagctctccttctccctcaagGCCACCGAATGa